From the genome of Aeromonas hydrophila subsp. hydrophila ATCC 7966:
TGCGTTGCCATAAATCCTCTTTGCTTTCCTTTCTACTTGTTATGTCGCGTTCGCGAACGTCCGATCGGGCTTAACCAATTGGATCTGGATTCCGGGTTCGCTCCGCCAGACAGATGGATGCCTCCCCCCCTCATCTCCGGCCCTTCTCCCACAAGGGGAGAAGGGAGCAAACACCAACCTCGATCAGTTCCCTTTCCCTCTGGGAGAGGGCCAGGGTGAGGGTCATCTGCTGGAGTAGGGCTACGTTATTCCCTGCACCAACCTACATCCCCATCTTCTTCTTGGTGACCCTGGTCGGCATCGCCTCCAGCGGATTGTCCGGCCAGTAGTGGCGGGGGTAGCGTCCCTTCATCTCTTTCTTCACCAGCTCGTAGGAGCCGGCCCAGAAGGCGGCCAGATCGGCGGTGATCTGCAGCGGCCGCTGAGCCGGGGAGAGCAGCTCCACCACCAGCGCCACCCGGCCATCGGCCACGCACGGGGTCGCGGCCTGGCCGAACATCTCCTGAATGCGCACCGGGATCACCGGCGCCTGGCCCAGCTGATAGCGGATCCGCACCCGGCTGCCGGTCGGCGCGGTAAAGTGGCCGGGCAGCGCCTCGTCCAGCCGCTTGGGCAATGGCCAGGGCAGCGACTGGCGCAGGATGTCGCTCATATCGAGCTTTTTCAACTGCTCCAGCCGGGTCATGCCGCTCACCGCCGGCAGCAGCCACTGCTCCAGGTCGGCCAGCAGGCTCGCCTCGTCCATGGCCGGCCACCCTTCGTCGGGCAACCAGTCACGGGCGCAGCGCAATCGGGCCAGCAGCCCCTCGCTGGCGTCATCCCAGGGCAGCACATGCAGCCCCTTGCGCCGGATACCCTGCAGCAGGCAACGCCCCTTCTGTTCATCGGAGAGATCCGTCAGCGGCCGCTGGCTCAGCACCAGCTCGCCGAGCACCTGCTGGCGTTCGGCCCGCACCCGCTCCTCACGCTCGTCCCAGTCGAACCACTGGCGCTCGCTCACCAACTCGGGCAGCTGGCGCACCAGTTCATCAAGCTCTATCGGTTCGGCGATGAAGATGCGGCTGCCGCGCTCGTTCTGGCCCATCTCGATGGCAATGAGCGCCCCCTGCCCCTGACAGGGGTGACCTTCTACCAGATCGCAGCTCACCCCGCCACTGAGCTGATAGCGGCTGCCGCTGCGCAGCTTGCCGATGCGATCGGGCCAGGCGAGGGCGCACAGCAGCCCCAGCCATTGCCCCTGCGCACTGGCGGGGCGAGTGCCGAGCCGCTCGAACCAGCGGGCCGCACTCTGGCGCAGGGCCCCCTGGCGGCGGTGGAACAGCACGGAGAGGCGCTCCGATCCTCGCAGATCTTCTTCCAGCAGCGCCACCAGGAAAGCCGCATCGGCGACAATCCCTGTCAGACCCTCGGCCTCCAGCTCGCGGGCGCGCAGCAACATGCGGGCGAGGCGAGGATGGGTACCGAAGGCCGCCATGGCGCGGCCAGCCGGGGTAAGTTGTTGCTCACCCTCCGGCTTCATGGCGCCGAGACTCACCAGCAGCCGCTGGGCACTGGCGACGGCGGCGGCCGGCGGCATGTCCAGCAGCGGCAGCTCTTCGACCTTGGCCCCCCACTGGGCGGCGTCCAGCAGCAGGCCCGTCAGCTCCTGGGTGAGGATGTCGGGCGGGCTCTGCTCGGCGAGGCGCTCCTGCACCTCGCTGCTCCAGAGCCGGTAGCAGACACCGGGGCCGAGACGACCGGCACGACCCGCCCGCTGGGTGGCGGAGGCTTTGGCGATGGGGCGGGTCTCCAGCCGGGTGACGCCGCTCTTGATGTCGAAGGAGGCGCGCCGCTCCAGCCCGCTGTCGACCACTACGGAGATCCCCTCGATGGTGAGCGAGGTCTCCGCCACATTGGTGGTGAGCACCAGCTTACGGCGCCCCGCAGGTGCCGGCTCGATGGCCGCCTGCTGGGCCGCCATGTCGAGGCGGCCGTAGAGGGGGGCGAGGGTCACCTCGTCCGGCAGCCGCCCT
Proteins encoded in this window:
- the hrpB gene encoding ATP-dependent helicase HrpB, translated to MSSLPIVSVLPALFAAIDNHTSVILQAPPGAGKSTLLPLELVRQNRLPGRIIMLEPRRLAARNIAGFLARQLGEKVGERIGLRVRGESRTSAATRLEIVTEGVLTRMLQQDPELTGVSLVIFDEFHERSLHADTALAFAIESQQGLRDDLKLLVMSATLDGMALEILLPEAPVVRSEGRGFPIDYHYRPANRQQWLEPQVGAVVLEALAAHAGSLLVFLPGQGEIERLAQWLEGRLPDEVTLAPLYGRLDMAAQQAAIEPAPAGRRKLVLTTNVAETSLTIEGISVVVDSGLERRASFDIKSGVTRLETRPIAKASATQRAGRAGRLGPGVCYRLWSSEVQERLAEQSPPDILTQELTGLLLDAAQWGAKVEELPLLDMPPAAAVASAQRLLVSLGAMKPEGEQQLTPAGRAMAAFGTHPRLARMLLRARELEAEGLTGIVADAAFLVALLEEDLRGSERLSVLFHRRQGALRQSAARWFERLGTRPASAQGQWLGLLCALAWPDRIGKLRSGSRYQLSGGVSCDLVEGHPCQGQGALIAIEMGQNERGSRIFIAEPIELDELVRQLPELVSERQWFDWDEREERVRAERQQVLGELVLSQRPLTDLSDEQKGRCLLQGIRRKGLHVLPWDDASEGLLARLRCARDWLPDEGWPAMDEASLLADLEQWLLPAVSGMTRLEQLKKLDMSDILRQSLPWPLPKRLDEALPGHFTAPTGSRVRIRYQLGQAPVIPVRIQEMFGQAATPCVADGRVALVVELLSPAQRPLQITADLAAFWAGSYELVKKEMKGRYPRHYWPDNPLEAMPTRVTKKKMGM